From the Tribolium castaneum strain GA2 chromosome 2, icTriCast1.1, whole genome shotgun sequence genome, one window contains:
- the Phf5a gene encoding PHD finger-like domain-containing protein 5A, with amino-acid sequence MAKHHPDLIFCRKQPGVAIGRLCEKCDGKCVICDSYVRPCTLVRICDECNYGSYQGRCVICGGPGISDAYYCKECTIQEKDRDGCPKIVNLGSSKTDLFYERKKYGFKRR; translated from the coding sequence ATGGCCAAGCATCACCccgatttgattttttgtcgcAAGCAGCCGGGGGTGGCCATAGGGAGGCTCTGTGAGAAGTGTGACGGAAAATGCGTTATTTGCGATTCGTACGTGCGTCCCTGCACTTTAGTGAGGATTTGTGACGAGTGTAACTACGGTTCGTATCAGGGCAGATGCGTGATTTGTGGAGGTCCAGGTATTTCAGACGCTTACTACTGTAAGGAATGCACAATTCAGGAGAAAGACAGGGATGGGTGCCCCAAAATTGTGAATCTGGGTAGTTCGAAGACTGACCTCTTCTATGAGCGTAAGAAATACGGGTTTAAGCGGCGCTAA
- the LOC655475 gene encoding uncharacterized protein LOC655475 has product MNSMFSSPAIHVFSQENVGSVAKKPRTTNTLSRKPFFDRAVNANTPDFGRNVKPEPQLKKPEQNIDIEDDDLFIYDTYSFKDMNDDCAADKLITAKEKFNKLRPCCGYKELTPSPKLSPVDFDMFIKIPKTIKFSVKSEDSYDMTDESEHISLPDIDFY; this is encoded by the exons ATGAATTCGATGTTTTCCTCACCCGCAATCCACGTTTTCTCCCAAGAAA ACGTTGGAAGTGTGGCAAAAAAGCCAAGAACCACTAACACCCTATCAAGAAAACCGTTTTTTGATCGAGCCGTGAATGCAAACACGCCTGATTTTGGCAGAAATGTGAAACCCGAGCCGCAACTGAAAAAGCCTGAGCAAAATATTGACATAGAAGATGAtgacttatttatttacgaCACTTACTCCTTCAAGGATATGAACG ATGATTGCGCTGCTGATAAATTAATTACTGCAAAGGAAAAATTCAACAAGCTGCGACCATGTTGTGGTTACAAGGAGTTGACTCCATCTCCAAAGTTATCACCTGTTGATTTTGATATGTTTATTAAGATTCCGAAAACTATCAAGTTTTCTGTAAAGTCTGAAGACAGTTACGACATGACCGATGAAAGTGAGCACATTTCACTGCCGgacattgatttttattaa
- the ca gene encoding uncharacterized protein ca: protein MTAAQDVFTLKCILNNIKIRLCSRIESGVKQLLALITSDNDVVLHYTYGELPPVIKRVPWLSDSNKVIQAICFDPTATWLLVVSIDGSLYIIPALSLTDKKQKIDCKWSLNDVTHFPKHSQTPDSKPTCVVWWQTLDCNQNALVGYESGAIALISLTDGRCLGCCAISEAVTRLSLCQDNTLDSVSLLINGESGQQWRLVLEQNSVGCLWPPESTNQSDDLTRSRLYNLKQMGVDKLASLKQRLVEARGGRRDSQSDTASESSHSESTHSGPELLPCLCDTIFAPQYARNRYLFSAFYKPTSLLTVHGVDVDSAPLFVHKLMTGTSTLLLTDKLIYTVNDERNVVSVISNQLSECRMEGDAKFNPDALVAQFTIEKETILNIYKLTDLSWGRVRKSKEDQRREKHYEMPKTVDDLNIKKPRVDTCVVITNSSVYKVVISCSPINKFVHLVTVDNDLEKAERLSIIFGLNIQQLLEGCGDLMITKGSFHSGIILYKQAKVHLLKRVLKLAISADCRTLLKFVHLCLSASRVDMSMATKIHIGNLAVMAYTELILRHGGQARISNTKDFMNFLRYEEFYDQILAVNVACQAGHWNIVSLLAKCRGLQLEVVTAFGQILQSARSPRPNDREFLFALSEPSLTQSLVVLPQSSKEIFNFVRNNVDTFPVDILQRFVVQLDPSQPCVIPLVNRIFSTNKYSSSLDTTIESVDLENPDKGIIAVKDLIETFLFVLIKLIGKTDKDEYNIHLLDFMDPPEPPIEETLIDKMPDLHHLSCGFEHAAVVRNSCLYTMGVSSSGCLGLGPLLTQSSPPKLVQTLFDLKVKVLSVSCGRKHTLALTDYGVYAWGSNTYGQLGLGPLIQESPYPQIITNLAFKKMVQVSAGQYHTIALSSSGEVYTWGWGIHGQLGHGDCDNIYYPKLLPFQHKVVQVAAGHAHSLILTREGKLFGFGSNVFGQLEYCQLDSNKSTRPVLILIMPDIYTAIEKIATGYFHNIAVRADQEVYTWGASPQEVRILQSKNLQKQNGLSLKGPDSWKASVHIYSGGNKKPIEQVVVGYRHSVILHNGKLLWGKNKDDELSPPKLNDKDNISFFAHKFIHVSCGLDYTMAIDHAGKLLAWGSPSMAQTILGRSLDEDNKAASEGKVIVFKNTRRVIKFPNNFDGNTDNFPVEVPGLPTMAITFNPTDHRSLFVKKYVPYAVLQIENDHDFEQTCKPPTKHTSPLNFIQNIPKFKFGQKTLHYALETYHGFYDSENVMSKCLDMNNYQGASKIAMLNGHFGDSLGFQLTAFKKYMDSCDLDLDSIFVNKEQFDNIKEKEQDFVEFVVKNIQEDFGEKHFLSSSSSLDSIRQWGDEVEHQGGRESPCEMSDIGDIRQSMSHYVQSLKSSDNSPPITSVSKRVSESDSLKKKAEFIDLEIKDQETREVIENASKLIEFYIRKIYVSENHILMQNVLMKCIDFWLSNNLPVPILENVLLKNMDKYFYPLSILLFCKNFTNGLDDEIIKEKGDSAGFLKEFSTKFCLHLCSMVLENVNKA, encoded by the exons ATGACTGCTGCACAAGATGTCTTCACCTTAAAGTGTATATTgaacaatataaaaatcagGCTGTGTTCTCGGATAGAGAGTGGAGTCAAACAACTATTGGCTCTAATTACAAG CGACAATGATGTCGTTCTTCATTACACTTACGGAGAATTACCTCCAGTAATCAAGAGAGTTCCTTGGTTGTCAGACTCCAATAAAGTGATTCAAGCTATTTGTTTTGACCCCACGGCCACATGGCTTTTAGTTGTTT CAATTGATGGTTCCTTGTACATAATTCCCGCTTTAAGTTTAACagacaaaaagcaaaaaattgactGCAAATGGTCTCTGAACGACGTAACCCATTTTCCAAAGCATTCACAAACGCCAGATTCAAAGCCCACTTGTGTTGTGTGGTGGCAGACTTTGGATTGCAATCAGAATGCACTAGTAGGCTATGAAAGTGGGGCTATAGCTTTGATAAGTCTAACTGATGGACGATGTTTGGGTTGTTGTGCAATTTCTGAGGCTGTGACGCGACTCTCACTTTGTCAGGATAATACTCTAGACTCTGTTTCATTATTG ATAAATGGAGAGAGTGGTCAACAATGGCGCCTTGTACTCGAACAAAACTCAGTTGGCTGTTTATGGCCTCCTGAGTCAACCAATCAATCAGATGATTTGACGCGCTCTAgattatataatttaaaacaaatgggGGTGGATAAATTGGCATCACTGAAACAACGTTTGGTTGAGGCCAGAGGAGGCAGAAGAGATAGTCAGAGCGATACAGCCAGTGAATCTTCACATTCAGAATCCACACATTCAGGTCCTGAGCTATTGCCTTGTCTTTGTGATACTATTTTTGCACCACAATATGCAAGAAATCGTTACTTATTTTCTGCGTTTTATAAACCTACAAGTTTACTGACTGTGCATGGAGTTGATGTTGATTCAGCGCCGTTGTTTGTCCACAAGTTAATGACTGGGACGAGTACACTTTTGTTGACTGATAAATTGATTTATACTGTTAATGACGAAAGAAATGTGGTTTCGGTTATCAGCAATCAACTGTCGGAGTGTAGGATGGAAGGCGATGCT aaatttaatCCCGATGCCCTTGTAGCACAATTTACAATTGAAAAAGagacaattttaaatatttataagttGACAGATTTGAGTTGGGGGAGAGttagaaaaagtaaagaagATCAAAGGAGGGAAAAACATTACGAAATGCCTAAAACTGTGGACGATTTAAACATAAAGAAACCAAGAGTTGACACTTGTGTGGTTATCACTAATTCCTCCGTTTACAAAGTTGTGATTAG tTGCTCTCCCATAAACAAATTCGTTCATTTGGTCACCGTCGATAACGACTTGGAAAAAGCCGAACGATTGTCAATAATTTTCGGCTTAAACATTCAACAATTACTGGAAGGATGTGGCGATTTAATGATTACCAAGGGATCATTCCATTCCGGCATCATTTTATACAAACAAGCAAAagttcatttattgaaaagagTCCTCAAACTTGCCATCTCAGCCGACTGCCGAACACTTCTGAAATTCGTACACCTTTGCTTAAGTGCAAGTCGTGTCGATATGTCAATGGCCACAAAAATCCACATTGGTAATCTAGCCGTTATGGCCTACACGGAATTAATACTTCGACATGGAGGCCAGGCCCGAATTTCCAACACTAAAGACTTCAT GAATTTCTTACGTTATGAAGAATTCTACGACCAGATTTTAGCTGTTAACGTTGCGTGTCAAGCCGGTCATTGGAACATTGTTTCTCTATTGGCGAAATGTCGTGGTTTACAACTTGAAGTTGTGACCGCTTTTGGCCAAATTCTCCAAAGTGCGCGAAGTCCAAGACCCAACGATCGTGAATTTCTATTTGCACTTTCTGAGCCGAGTTTGACACAAAGTCTTGTGGTTTTGCCGCAAAGTAGTAAAgagattttcaattttgttcgCAATAATGTGGACACGTTCCCTGTTGATATTCTTCAAAGATTCGTCGTTCAATTGGATCCGAGTCAGCCATGTGTTATTCCTCTAGTCAATAGAATTTTTTCCACGAACAAATATTCGTCTAGTCTTGACACAACGATAGAATCCGTTGATTTGGAAAATCCTGATAAGGGCATAATTGCAGTCAAGGATTTAATCGAAACGTTTTTGTTCGTTTTGATTAAACTGATCGGAAAAACGGATAAGGACGA gtACAACATCCATTTGTTAGATTTTATGGATCCTCCAGAGCCTCCAATTGAGGAAACTTTAATTGATAAAATGCCAGATTTACATCATTTAAGTTGTGGTTTTGAACATGCAGCAGTCGTTCGAAACTCGTGTCTTTACACAATGGGGGTTTCCAGTTCGGGGTGTTTAGGTCTAGGACCCCTTTTGACGCAAAGTAGTCCACCGAAGTTAGTTCAAACTTTGTTTGACCTAAAAGTCAAAGTATTGAGTGTTAGTTGTGGTCGGAAGCACACACTCGCTTTGACCGATTATGGg GTTTATGCTTGGGGCTCAAACACTTATGGTCAACTCGGTTTAGGTCCTCTAATCCAAGAGAGCCCCTACCCCCAAATTATCACAAATCttgctttcaaaaaaatggtcCAAGTCAGTGCTGGACAATACCACACGATTGCACTGTCATCTAGCGGCGAAGTATATACTTGGGGTTGGGGTATCCATGGCCAACTCGGTCATGGTGACTGCGACAATATCTACTACCCTAAATTGTTGCCGTTTCAACATAAAGTTGTACAAGTCGCAGCAGGTCATGCCCATAGCTTGATTTTAACAAGGGAAGGGAAACTATTCGGATTCGGTTCGAATGTTTTCGGGCAATTGGAGTATTGCCAACTCGATTCGAACAAATCCACTCGACCTGTCTTGATTTTAATCATGCCCGATATTTATACTGCGATTGAGAAAATTGCGACTGGATATTTTCATAAC ATTGCCGTTCGTGCAGATCAAGAGGTTTATACTTGGGGCGCAAGTCCTCAAGAAGTCCGAATTTTGCAATCGAAGAATTTGCAGAAACAAAATGGGTTGTCGTTGAAAGGACCCGATTCGTGGAAAGCGAGTGTCCATATTTATTCCGGTGGTAATAAAAAACCGATTGAACAAGTTGTTGTCGGTTACAGACATTCGGTTATTTTGCACAATGGAAAGTTATTGTGGGGTAAAAACAAAGATGATGAACTAAGTCCCCCAAAACTCAACGATAAAGataatattagtttttttgcgCACAAGTTTATACATGTTTCGTGTGGACTGGACTACACTATGGCGATCGATCATGCGGGGAAGCTTCTGGCTTGGGGAAGCCCTTCTATGGCTCAG acgattcttggACGCTCTCTCGACGAAGACAACAAGGCGGCAAGTGAAGGCAAAGTCATCGTATTTAAAAACACTCGTCGAGTGATCAAATTCCCCAACAATTTCGACGGAAACACTGACAATTTCCCCGTCGAAGTTCCCGGACTACCAACAATGGCAATCACCTTCAACCCTACAGACCATCGTTCactatttgttaaaaaatacgtCCCTTATGCTGTTTTACAAATCGAAAACGATCATGATTTCGAGCAAACTTGCAAACCGCCAACAAAACACACATCACCTctcaattttattcaaaacattcctaaatttaaattcggACAAAAAACACTACACTATGCTCTCGAAACGTATCACGGTTTTTACGACTCGGAAAATGTTATGTCAAAGTGTTTGGATATGAATAATTATCAAGGTGCGAGTAAAATCGCCATGTTGAACGGCCATTTTGGCGATAGTTTAGGGTTTCAATTGACCGCGTTTAAAAAGTACATGGATTCGTGCGATTTGGATTTGGATTCGATTTTCGTGAATAAGGAACAGTTTGATAATATCAAGGAAAAGGAGCAGGACTTTGTCGAGTTCGTTGTTAAGAACATCCAAGAGGATTTCGGtgagaaacattttttgagttCAAGCTCGTCTCTTGATAGTATAAGACAGTGGGGCGACGAGGTGGAACACCAAGGGGGCCGCGAGAGTCCGTGCGAAATGTCCGATATCGGAGACATCCGCCAAAGCATGAGCCACTACGTGCAATCACTTAAAAGTAGCGATAATTCACCCCCGATTACAAGTGTTTCTAAACGCGTCTCAGAATCGGacagtttgaaaaagaaagcCGAATTCATCGATTTAGAAATCAAAGATCAGGAAACGCGCGAAGTCATTGAAAACGCATCGAAATTGATCGAATTTTATATTAGAAAAATCTACGTGTCCGAGAATCACATTTTGATGCAAAATGTTTTGATGAAATGTATAGATTTTTGGTTAAGTAACAATTTGCCGGTTCCTATTTTAGAAAACGTGCTTTTGAAAAACATGGATAAGTATTTCTATCCGTTGtcgattttattgttttgtaaaaatttcactaaTGGCTTAGACGACGAAATCATCAAAGAGAAAGGTGATTCGGCCGGGTTTTTGAAAgagttttcaacaaaattttgccttcATCTGTGTTCCATGGTGTTAGAGAATGTGAATAAAGCGTAA